In Leptospiraceae bacterium, the following are encoded in one genomic region:
- a CDS encoding response regulator transcription factor yields the protein MILLIEDDFYISKYISEYLSAEGENIIIANNYLDGLHFINNRSNDFEMVLLDIMLPDGNGLEILKELRKNSEIPVLIMSSIADNENMVHSLDIGADDYLLKPFLPNLLFAKINSIRRRNNKKAAISNYTTNDGRVIKLDKVNRKLKINDSEIGITSNEFDLIVCFFQKPGEVISKQNLSETTTGKKMGSGDRAIDMHISNIRNKCNLHSELKTVWGKGYLLVYENIQ from the coding sequence ATGATACTACTCATTGAGGATGATTTTTACATTTCCAAGTACATCTCTGAATATTTATCTGCTGAAGGTGAAAATATTATCATAGCCAACAATTACTTAGATGGTTTACACTTTATCAATAATCGATCCAATGATTTCGAAATGGTTTTATTGGATATAATGCTTCCAGATGGGAATGGATTAGAAATACTAAAAGAACTAAGGAAGAATTCAGAGATCCCAGTATTAATCATGTCGTCCATAGCGGATAATGAGAATATGGTTCATTCTCTAGATATTGGGGCTGACGATTATTTATTAAAACCTTTCCTACCAAACTTATTATTTGCAAAAATTAATTCTATTCGTCGAAGAAATAATAAAAAGGCGGCTATTTCGAATTATACGACAAACGATGGAAGAGTTATAAAACTAGATAAAGTGAATAGAAAATTAAAAATAAATGATTCAGAAATTGGAATTACTTCAAATGAATTCGATTTGATTGTATGTTTTTTCCAAAAACCCGGGGAAGTTATTTCTAAACAAAATTTATCAGAGACCACAACAGGAAAAAAAATGGGAAGTGGGGATAGAGCAATTGATATGCATATAAGTAATATAAGAAATAAATGCAACTTACATTCTGAATTAAAAACAGTTTGGGGGAAAGGGTATCTATTGGTTTATGAAAATATACAATAA
- a CDS encoding AMP-binding protein, translating to MANNLAEVYKESAEKYGTLPAFFSKNEKKEYKPTNYKDLYEMGLNLGEALIDLGVNARDKVGFIADHRLEWAVIDAGILMTGAADVPRGTDVTETELEYILNHSESKVLFVENDKVLEKFSKVKSKTSVKTVIMIDPNAKGGSGVLKLYDLIEKGSKLRAGGTKKVEARVADIKPDDLFTLIYTSGTTGQPKGVMLMHSNMMHQVNDMVPLLEISSKDRVLSILPVWHIFERVFMYAAVSRGASTYFTNVRDMREDFGKAKPTFMGSAPRLWESIYLGVYNRLNDPKQTPAIRKGIFNTAYFFSKHFHASLRFLQGQEVDYEGRNPIVSLLTGIKSIIVAILTLIPYKLFDAIALSKIRLATGGHLRATCSGGGALQKHVDAFFNDIGIKVIEGYGMTETAPVISARNFKNLVMGSVGKVAPKTELQIRDFNGAVLTHVKVDGSVEGKRGSKGIVFVRGPQVMKGYYKNPEATNKALKDGWMDTGDLGMINFKDTLTLTGRAKDTVVLLGGENVEPVPIENKITESQYVSQIMVVGQDQKNLGAIIVPDFEKLKIWAKENGVNETDEKALIANPKVLDLYKKEIKEFNSSKNGFKSFEQVTPFFLITKAFEVGDEMTNLFKLKRHVITEKYKDQINKLYT from the coding sequence ATGGCGAACAACCTCGCAGAAGTATACAAGGAATCGGCTGAAAAATATGGCACATTGCCAGCTTTTTTTTCTAAAAACGAAAAGAAAGAATACAAGCCAACCAATTATAAAGACCTTTATGAGATGGGTCTTAATTTAGGAGAAGCTCTTATCGACTTAGGAGTTAACGCAAGGGATAAGGTAGGTTTTATTGCAGACCATAGATTAGAATGGGCAGTTATTGATGCTGGAATTCTAATGACAGGTGCAGCCGACGTTCCTAGAGGAACAGATGTAACAGAGACAGAGTTAGAATATATTCTTAACCATTCTGAGTCAAAAGTTCTTTTCGTTGAAAATGATAAAGTTCTAGAAAAGTTTAGCAAGGTTAAGTCTAAGACTTCTGTTAAGACTGTAATCATGATTGATCCAAATGCAAAAGGCGGATCTGGTGTATTAAAACTATATGACTTAATTGAAAAAGGAAGCAAACTTAGAGCAGGTGGCACAAAGAAAGTTGAAGCCAGAGTTGCTGATATCAAACCTGATGATTTATTTACTTTAATTTACACATCTGGAACAACTGGCCAGCCTAAAGGTGTAATGTTAATGCATTCTAATATGATGCACCAAGTTAATGATATGGTGCCTCTTCTTGAAATTTCTTCTAAGGATAGAGTTCTTTCTATTTTACCAGTTTGGCATATTTTTGAAAGAGTGTTTATGTATGCAGCTGTTAGCCGCGGAGCATCCACTTACTTTACAAACGTTCGTGATATGCGCGAAGATTTTGGGAAAGCAAAGCCAACCTTCATGGGATCTGCTCCACGTCTTTGGGAAAGTATTTACCTTGGAGTTTACAACAGACTCAATGATCCAAAGCAAACTCCAGCAATAAGAAAAGGAATTTTTAACACTGCTTATTTCTTCTCTAAGCATTTTCATGCATCTCTTCGTTTCCTCCAAGGTCAAGAAGTGGATTATGAAGGAAGAAATCCAATCGTTTCTCTCTTAACAGGTATCAAGTCTATCATAGTTGCTATATTAACTTTGATTCCTTACAAACTTTTTGATGCGATTGCACTTTCTAAAATTCGTTTAGCGACAGGTGGACACCTAAGAGCTACTTGTTCTGGTGGTGGTGCTCTGCAAAAACACGTAGATGCATTTTTCAATGATATTGGAATCAAAGTGATTGAAGGTTATGGTATGACAGAAACTGCACCTGTAATTTCTGCTCGTAACTTTAAAAATTTGGTGATGGGTTCCGTTGGTAAAGTTGCTCCGAAGACTGAACTGCAAATCCGCGATTTCAACGGTGCAGTTTTAACACATGTAAAAGTAGATGGATCTGTTGAAGGAAAACGTGGATCAAAAGGGATCGTGTTTGTTAGAGGTCCTCAAGTCATGAAAGGATATTACAAAAATCCTGAAGCTACCAACAAAGCACTCAAAGATGGTTGGATGGATACTGGAGATTTGGGAATGATCAACTTCAAAGACACTCTCACACTCACAGGTCGTGCTAAAGATACAGTAGTACTACTTGGCGGGGAAAACGTTGAGCCGGTCCCAATCGAGAACAAAATCACAGAGTCACAATACGTCAGCCAAATCATGGTTGTAGGACAAGACCAAAAAAACTTAGGTGCTATCATTGTTCCTGATTTCGAAAAACTCAAAATTTGGGCTAAAGAAAATGGAGTCAATGAAACAGATGAAAAAGCGTTAATTGCTAACCCTAAAGTTTTAGATCTCTACAAAAAAGAAATCAAAGAATTCAATAGTTCAAAGAATGGATTCAAATCCTTTGAGCAAGTAACACCATTTTTCCTAATCACAAAAGCATTTGAAGTGGGAGATGAAATGACCAATCTCTTTAAACTCAAACGTCATGTGATCACAGAAAAATACAAAGACCAAATTAACAAACTTTATACCTAA
- a CDS encoding HAMP domain-containing histidine kinase has translation MKIYNKILAIYALFFLMLFLGAGVIFIIRNTNSPPGIIGMIRILVHNSHVFIPYLDESEPKDREDFYKLLNQTKAIRIFETTKKKLEESKIDFDTVHKSKSDPERVYVLKFKQRFAPPLLIPVVIISILLFILMLVTTYLMYSSVKSISSISKTIQEFGEGNWGRRHISADTNYETKLLTESFNLMASKIESYRTRDKLLLRSIIHEIRNPVMALRWGWELFKKKKTGINLEENIVSIEKAIEEIQIITSAIIQEKKNELIEINLVEYFDTFIKRMNPIVKNANRNILFTSSKEFNPTVLCNPNSLSIILKNLVQNFILYEPKEISIHFLLQEIKGSIQIKLKVSLPDSENWIFEPFQRGDNSNLSGDGIGLSISRIIAVNMNWNLFLKDGYMVLSDDHPK, from the coding sequence ATGAAAATATACAATAAAATTCTAGCTATATATGCTCTATTTTTCTTGATGTTATTTTTAGGAGCAGGGGTAATTTTCATTATCCGCAATACAAATTCTCCTCCTGGAATTATAGGCATGATTCGAATTTTAGTTCACAATTCTCATGTTTTTATTCCTTACTTAGATGAAAGCGAACCAAAAGACAGAGAAGATTTTTATAAACTTCTAAATCAAACAAAGGCGATTAGAATTTTTGAAACCACAAAAAAGAAATTAGAAGAATCAAAAATTGATTTCGATACAGTGCATAAATCTAAATCAGATCCTGAAAGAGTGTATGTGTTGAAATTCAAACAAAGATTTGCCCCACCACTTCTAATTCCAGTTGTGATTATTTCAATTTTACTATTCATTTTAATGCTCGTTACAACCTACTTGATGTATTCTTCCGTAAAATCCATTTCTTCTATCTCCAAAACCATTCAAGAATTTGGAGAAGGAAATTGGGGCAGACGACATATATCCGCAGATACCAACTACGAAACAAAACTTCTCACGGAATCATTTAACCTTATGGCTTCTAAAATTGAATCTTATAGAACTAGGGATAAACTCCTACTTCGTTCTATCATTCATGAAATTAGAAATCCTGTAATGGCTTTGCGTTGGGGATGGGAACTTTTTAAGAAAAAAAAGACAGGTATCAACTTGGAAGAAAATATTGTATCCATAGAAAAAGCGATAGAAGAAATACAAATCATTACCTCTGCGATTATCCAAGAAAAGAAAAATGAATTAATCGAAATTAATTTAGTGGAATACTTTGATACTTTTATAAAAAGAATGAATCCAATTGTCAAAAATGCGAATAGAAATATCCTATTTACCTCAAGCAAAGAATTTAATCCCACTGTTCTATGTAATCCAAATAGTCTATCTATCATCCTAAAAAACTTAGTACAAAATTTTATCCTTTATGAACCAAAAGAAATTTCTATTCATTTTCTTTTACAAGAAATCAAAGGAAGTATTCAAATTAAACTAAAAGTCAGCCTTCCCGATTCAGAGAATTGGATATTCGAACCATTTCAAAGAGGGGATAATTCCAATTTATCCGGCGATGGAATTGGACTTAGTATCTCTAGAATCATTGCTGTTAATATGAATTGGAATCTATTTCTAAAAGATGGGTATATGGTATTGAGTGACGACCATCCAAAATGA